One Pararge aegeria chromosome 1, ilParAegt1.1, whole genome shotgun sequence genomic region harbors:
- the LOC120623876 gene encoding facilitated trehalose transporter Tret1-like, which translates to MAILNQILATGVISYVCTTMGIMYTWPSSTLKLFSSSNTTLDRVMTETETALLGSISSISGIIITPFSGYLIDTLGRKWCCIVFYMAQLAGWLIIVMWYRVEAVLISIFLSGLSACIFLTIPIYVSEYCQESIRGSMTSGSMIFFGIGMLLSYLLGGLLEYRLMNYTGLTLTALGVVIFSFMKESPLFLMQKGRETEAARSIAFYRGIKIGSKEVLQEMEKIKRTLNLDFENDCTPREEKKLYPEGPKKKLSPWKYLSKSCSTRKALLVSIMLYTSSIFQGLVVVQVYAEPLFEKAVPSMSAMLSSILFAVVSVIAGFLGAYLIDAIGRRPLMIYGSLATGICCVILGSQIHINWGPNWLTAVFMHVYCVTYVLGAGTVPYVIVAEIFLPEIKSFASMISIEWAFCCNFLILFIFNPLVAAVGLGPVFYLFAIICFLSVVFCYYFLPETKGLPVDELQQRFLKRANLL; encoded by the exons ATGGCAATTCTTAACCAGATTCTCGCAACTGGTGTTA TTAGCTATGTGTGCACTACAATGGGCATTATGTATACTTGGCCATCATCTACACTCAAACTCTTCAGTTCTTCGAATACGACACTCGATAGAGTTATGACAGAAACTGAAACAGCACTATTAGGAAGTATATCATCTATAAGTGGTATAATCATAACGCCGTTCTCTGGATACCTAATTGATACTCTTGGAAGAAAATGGTGTTGTATAGTCTTTTACATGGCACAATTG GCTGGTTGGCTCATTATCGTCATGTGGTACAGAGTAGAAGCAGTTCTGATTTCCATCTTCCTGTCTGGCTTGAGTGCATGCATTTTTCTCACCATACCGATCTATGTCAGCGAGTACTGTCAGGAATCCATTCGTGGATCCATGACTTCAGGTTCTATGATTTTCTTCGGAATTGGGATGTTACTATCATATTTACTGGGAGGACTTTTGGAATATAGACTGATGAACTACACTGGTCTAACATTGACTGCTCTTGGAGTAGTTATCTTCAGTTTTATGAAGGAGTCTCCGTTGTTCTTGATGCAGAAGGGACGCGAGACA GAAGCAGCGAGATCTATAGCGTTTTACAGAGGTATAAAAATTGGCTCCAAAGAAGTGCTCCAAGAAATGGAAAAAATTAAGCGAACATTGAATCTCGATTTTGAAAACG ATTGTACTCCTCGCGAGGAAAAGAAGTTATATCCAGAGGGTCCTAAGAAGAAATTGTCACCGTggaaatatttaa GCAAATCCTGCTCAACTCGCAAAGCACTTTTAGTCTCAATTATGCTTTACACTTCGAGCATCTTCCAAGGACTAGTTGTTGTACAAGTGTATGCTGAGCCGTTGTTTGAAAAAGCTGTGCCGAGCATGTCAGCTATGCTGTCGAGCATTCTATTCGCGGTAGTTTCTGTAATAGCTGGATTCTTAGGAGCATATCTCATTGATGCCATAGGAAGACGA CCTCTAATGATCTACGGATCACTGGCAACAGGAATCTGCTGCGTTATCCTCGGCTCGCAAATCCATATAAATTGGGGTCCAAACTGGTTGACTGCAGTATTCATGCATGTGTATTGTGTTACTTATGTGCTCGGTGCGGGGACAGTTCCGTACGTCATTGTCGCTGAAATATTTTTACCTGAG ATCAAAAGTTTTGCATCGATGATTTCAATAGAGTGGGCGTTTTGCTGCAACTTTTTGATTTTGTTCATCTTCAATCCTCTAGTCGCTGCTGTTG GTCTTGGTCCCGTATTTTATCTTTTCGCGATTATATGCTTCCTCAGTGTCGTCTTCTGCTACTACTTCCTGCCAGAAACAAAAGGTCTGCCAGTTGACGAGCTGCAGCAACGATTTCTTAAGAGAGCAAACTtactttaa